From the Streptococcus sp. 29887 genome, one window contains:
- a CDS encoding ribonuclease J — MSSIKIMALGGVRENGKNLYIAEVNEHIFVMDAGAKYPENEQLGVDVVVPNFDYLEENKHRVAGVFLTHGHADSIGALPYLLEKVKVPVFGSHLTIELAKLIVKNNNATKKFKDFHVINAATEIDFGDSVVSFFKTTHSIPESLGIVVKTDQGNIVYTGDFKFDQAADKYYRTDFGRLAEIGSEGVLALLSDSANADSNVQSASMHEAGEEILNTIADCEGRVIVAAVASNIVRIQQIFDAAEATGRRVVLTGHDVENIVRTAIQLKKLRLVSERLLVKPKDMGKYEDHELIILETGRMGEPLNGLRKMAIGRHRYVEIKEGDLVYIVTTPSVSKEAVVARVENLIYKAGGTVKSITKNLRVSGHGNARDLQLMLNILRPKYLFPVQGEYRQLDAHAKAALEIGMFPENIIIVKRGDVMAYEDGDFVHSGAVPAGDVMIDGNAMGDVGNIVLRDRKILSEDGIFIVAITVNRREKKIISKAKVNTRGFVYVKKSKDILREASDLVNATVENYFTKDSFDWTELKSAVRDDLAKFLFDQTKRRPAILPVIMEVK, encoded by the coding sequence ATGAGTAGCATAAAAATCATGGCTCTCGGTGGTGTACGTGAAAATGGTAAAAACCTCTACATTGCCGAAGTAAATGAGCATATTTTTGTCATGGATGCTGGTGCCAAGTATCCAGAAAATGAACAGTTGGGTGTTGATGTAGTTGTTCCCAACTTTGATTACTTGGAAGAAAACAAGCACCGTGTAGCTGGGGTCTTTTTGACACATGGTCACGCTGATTCGATTGGAGCCTTGCCTTATCTTTTAGAAAAAGTGAAAGTTCCTGTTTTTGGCTCACACCTGACCATTGAATTGGCGAAATTGATTGTCAAGAACAATAATGCAACTAAGAAATTCAAGGATTTCCACGTCATCAATGCAGCGACTGAGATTGATTTTGGTGATTCAGTTGTATCTTTCTTTAAGACAACTCACTCTATTCCGGAGAGTTTGGGAATTGTAGTCAAGACAGACCAAGGAAACATCGTTTATACTGGTGACTTCAAATTTGATCAGGCTGCGGATAAGTACTACCGGACAGACTTTGGTCGTCTGGCTGAGATTGGTTCAGAAGGGGTATTGGCTCTCTTATCTGATTCTGCCAATGCAGATAGCAATGTGCAGTCAGCTAGTATGCATGAAGCTGGGGAAGAAATTCTCAATACCATTGCAGACTGTGAAGGTCGTGTGATTGTAGCTGCTGTGGCAAGTAACATTGTCCGTATCCAGCAAATCTTTGATGCGGCAGAGGCTACAGGTCGCCGTGTTGTTTTGACGGGGCACGATGTGGAAAATATTGTCCGTACCGCTATCCAATTGAAAAAACTTCGATTGGTTAGTGAGCGACTTTTGGTCAAGCCAAAGGATATGGGCAAATACGAAGACCATGAATTGATTATCCTGGAAACAGGCCGTATGGGGGAACCCTTGAACGGGCTTCGTAAGATGGCCATTGGTCGCCACCGTTATGTTGAAATCAAGGAAGGTGATCTGGTTTACATCGTTACGACACCAAGTGTTTCTAAAGAAGCAGTCGTTGCCCGTGTTGAAAACTTGATTTACAAGGCTGGTGGAACGGTCAAATCCATTACCAAAAACCTGCGTGTGTCTGGTCACGGCAATGCGCGTGATTTGCAGCTCATGCTCAATATCCTCCGTCCTAAGTATCTCTTCCCAGTTCAAGGGGAGTATCGTCAGCTAGATGCCCATGCCAAAGCTGCGCTTGAGATCGGCATGTTCCCAGAGAATATTATTATCGTCAAGCGTGGGGATGTCATGGCTTATGAAGATGGGGATTTTGTCCATAGCGGAGCGGTTCCTGCTGGTGATGTCATGATTGACGGAAATGCCATGGGAGATGTTGGAAATATTGTCCTTCGTGACCGTAAAATCCTCTCAGAAGATGGTATCTTTATCGTGGCAATCACTGTCAACCGCCGTGAGAAGAAAATCATTTCCAAGGCCAAGGTCAATACGCGTGGATTTGTCTATGTCAAGAAGAGCAAGGATATCTTGCGTGAGGCATCAGATTTGGTTAATGCAACGGTGGAAAATTACTTCACCAAGGATAGTTTTGATTGGACAGAACTCAAGAGTGCTGTTCGCGATGACTTAGCTAAATTCCTCTTTGATCAAACCAAACGTCGCCCAGCAATTTTGCCGGTGATTATGGAAGTAAAATAA
- the trpX gene encoding tryptophan ABC transporter substrate-binding protein, producing the protein MLKNKNLLATIVALTVMVVAALFMTQKEQSSSSNSTEKVKIGVLQFVTHDSLDEIYKGIKDGLKEGGYSTTDNLDIDFMNAEADQSQVQTMSKKLVDNGNELLIGIATPAAQGLANATTELPIIMGAVTDPVGANLVKDLKNPGGNITGVSDQTPVADAVSLIKEITPEAKTIGVLYSSNEDNSKIQVAEFKAAAEEAGYTVLEYAVASSNELASTVEVATSKADVLFTPVDNTVASAFSTVVSVANKTKTPIFTSVEDMVEGGGIASVTLSQYDLGVATGKMAAKILDGANPGDTPVQIFNEGTVVVNQKVAKELGISLSEEIINKASKVIE; encoded by the coding sequence ATGTTGAAAAATAAAAACTTACTAGCTACAATTGTTGCCCTTACTGTTATGGTGGTTGCTGCCCTGTTTATGACGCAAAAAGAGCAGAGCAGTTCATCTAATTCGACTGAAAAAGTTAAAATTGGTGTTCTGCAGTTTGTGACCCATGATTCACTAGATGAGATTTATAAGGGGATCAAGGATGGACTAAAAGAGGGTGGCTATTCAACGACGGATAATTTGGACATTGATTTTATGAATGCTGAGGCTGACCAGTCACAGGTACAGACCATGAGTAAAAAATTGGTGGACAATGGTAATGAACTCTTAATCGGTATCGCGACACCAGCTGCACAAGGTTTGGCAAACGCAACGACTGAATTGCCAATCATCATGGGTGCGGTAACAGACCCAGTTGGTGCCAACTTGGTCAAAGACTTGAAAAATCCTGGTGGCAATATCACTGGTGTGTCTGATCAGACACCTGTAGCAGATGCTGTTTCCCTCATCAAAGAAATCACACCAGAGGCAAAAACAATCGGCGTCCTTTATTCTTCTAACGAAGACAATTCAAAAATTCAAGTAGCAGAATTTAAGGCTGCAGCGGAAGAAGCAGGCTATACTGTCCTTGAATATGCAGTTGCTTCAAGTAATGAATTGGCCTCTACAGTAGAAGTGGCAACCAGCAAAGCAGACGTTCTTTTCACACCAGTTGATAACACGGTCGCATCAGCATTTTCAACAGTCGTTTCTGTGGCAAATAAAACAAAAACTCCGATTTTCACTAGTGTAGAAGACATGGTCGAAGGTGGAGGTATTGCATCTGTAACTCTCAGCCAATATGACTTGGGTGTGGCAACAGGTAAAATGGCTGCCAAAATCTTAGACGGTGCAAATCCTGGGGATACACCAGTCCAAATTTTCAATGAAGGTACGGTCGTTGTTAACCAGAAAGTTGCAAAAGAATTAGGTATCAGCTTGTCAGAAGAGATTATCAATAAGGCAAGCAAGGTTATCGAATAA
- a CDS encoding HaeIII family restriction endonuclease — protein MAKQTVQGKGFEYACITTFYKALTELGMRCEIEESKAYLTAQDNFQKLDGILQEDMFQAAKASLTTILKAEPNLSNGQELVTLSILVDKSGGDGDVRDIVFIKGETDWEIGISCKHNHHALKHSRLSNDIDFGLKWLGLPVSNDYFEAIKPVFTRLATLRDETKHLDKAEQHKWTMFENKEVEIYLPVLEAFKFELLRLYEQHQDVPQLLIEYLLGRKDFYKVIAKDKERKTIVQAFNLNDTLSINYQTIRPKTRVKGLSTVLPTRIFSLDYKRGSKNTLELIMDNGWSISFRIHNASSRVEPSLKFDIQLIGIPQSVTNVEEYWED, from the coding sequence ATGGCTAAGCAGACAGTACAAGGAAAAGGATTTGAATATGCTTGTATTACAACTTTTTACAAGGCTTTGACAGAATTGGGTATGAGATGTGAAATTGAAGAGAGCAAGGCCTATCTAACTGCACAAGATAATTTCCAAAAATTAGATGGCATTCTACAGGAAGATATGTTCCAAGCCGCTAAGGCGAGTCTAACTACCATTTTAAAGGCAGAACCAAATCTGTCTAATGGTCAGGAATTAGTAACCTTATCCATTTTAGTTGATAAAAGTGGTGGAGATGGTGATGTTAGGGATATTGTATTTATCAAAGGTGAAACTGATTGGGAGATTGGGATTTCTTGTAAACATAATCATCATGCCCTAAAACATTCTAGGCTATCCAATGACATAGATTTTGGTTTGAAATGGTTGGGACTTCCAGTTTCTAACGATTACTTTGAAGCCATTAAGCCCGTATTCACTAGGTTAGCAACTTTGAGGGATGAAACCAAGCACCTTGATAAAGCTGAGCAGCATAAATGGACTATGTTTGAAAATAAAGAAGTGGAGATTTATTTACCTGTTCTTGAAGCTTTTAAATTTGAGTTGCTTCGATTATACGAGCAACATCAGGATGTCCCCCAACTTCTAATTGAGTATCTACTAGGACGAAAAGACTTTTATAAAGTAATAGCAAAGGATAAGGAACGGAAAACGATTGTTCAGGCATTTAACTTAAACGATACCTTATCTATCAATTATCAAACCATTCGTCCAAAGACAAGGGTTAAGGGCTTGTCAACTGTTTTACCAACAAGAATTTTCTCTTTAGACTACAAGAGAGGTTCTAAAAATACTCTGGAGTTGATTATGGATAATGGTTGGTCTATCAGTTTTCGCATTCACAATGCTTCTTCAAGAGTAGAACCGTCCTTAAAATTTGATATTCAGTTAATTGGTATCCCTCAGAGCGTGACAAATGTTGAGGAGTATTGGGAAGATTGA
- a CDS encoding prolyl-tRNA synthetase associated domain-containing protein, with product MDKLVFKTLADFGMDYTIVEHPPALTTEEADCYIEGFEGVRTKSMFLTNKKKTAFYLLIMDDNKQLDMDRFRDLLGANRIRMAASDSQMQKMHLPAGVVSVFGLLHNGARDIQVYFDKEILSEPILTFHPNVNTKTIFVKTEDVLHFVEEIGFSATIVDLG from the coding sequence ATGGATAAATTGGTTTTTAAAACATTAGCTGACTTTGGAATGGACTACACTATTGTAGAACATCCGCCAGCTCTGACCACTGAGGAAGCAGACTGTTATATTGAAGGGTTCGAAGGGGTAAGGACCAAGTCCATGTTTCTGACCAATAAGAAAAAGACAGCTTTTTATTTGCTAATTATGGATGACAATAAGCAGTTGGATATGGACCGGTTTCGTGATTTGCTAGGAGCCAATCGTATTCGCATGGCCGCGAGTGATAGCCAGATGCAAAAAATGCACCTACCTGCTGGTGTGGTGTCTGTTTTTGGCTTGTTGCATAATGGTGCTAGGGATATCCAAGTCTATTTTGATAAGGAAATCCTATCCGAACCCATTCTAACCTTCCACCCCAATGTTAATACGAAAACAATTTTTGTAAAGACAGAAGATGTTTTGCATTTTGTAGAAGAGATTGGCTTTTCAGCAACGATTGTTGACTTGGGGTAA
- a CDS encoding NFACT family protein produces MSFDGFFLHHMTAELKANLEGGRIQKINQPFEQEIVLNIRSNRQSHKLLLSAHSVFGRVQLTQSDFTNPKVPNTFTMILRKYLQGAIIEDIRQLDNDRILEFSVSNKDEIGDHIQATLIVEIMGKHSNIILVDKSEQRIIEAIKHVGFSQNSYRTILPGSTYIRPPETHSLNPYTVSDEKLFEILSTQELSPKNLQQAFQGLGRDTASELASHLQTDRLKNFRAFFDQATQPSLTDKSYTALPFANSPENQPHFESLSSLLDFYYQDKAERDRVAQQANELIKRVASELEKNRKKLVKQEQELADTEGAELVRQKGELLTTYLHQVPNDQASVTLDNYYTGEELEIELDVALTPSQNAQRYFKKYQKLKEAVKHLTSLIEETKTTIVYLESVDTMLGQASLAEIDEIREELIETGYLKRRHREKIHKRQKPERYLATDGKTIILVGKNNLQNDELTFKMAKKGELWFHAKDIPGSHVVITDNLDPSDEVKTDAAELAAYFSKARHSNLVQVDMIEAKKLHKPTGGKPGFVTYRGQKTLRVTPTEDKIKSMKI; encoded by the coding sequence ATGTCTTTTGACGGATTTTTTTTACATCACATGACAGCTGAATTGAAAGCCAACCTAGAGGGCGGGCGGATTCAGAAAATCAACCAGCCCTTTGAACAGGAGATTGTCCTCAACATCCGCAGCAACCGCCAGAGCCATAAGTTGCTCCTGTCTGCCCACTCAGTTTTCGGACGGGTTCAGCTGACCCAGTCGGATTTTACCAATCCCAAGGTGCCCAATACCTTTACCATGATTTTACGAAAATACTTGCAGGGTGCCATTATCGAAGACATTCGTCAGTTGGACAATGACCGTATCTTAGAATTTTCGGTGTCCAACAAGGACGAGATTGGCGACCATATCCAAGCAACCTTAATTGTGGAAATCATGGGCAAGCACAGCAATATCATCTTGGTGGATAAATCTGAACAACGGATTATCGAGGCTATCAAGCACGTTGGTTTCTCGCAAAATTCCTACCGGACCATCCTGCCAGGTTCCACCTACATTCGTCCACCGGAGACGCATTCTCTCAATCCTTATACGGTGTCTGACGAGAAATTGTTTGAAATCTTATCGACTCAGGAACTGAGTCCAAAAAATCTCCAACAGGCCTTTCAAGGTTTGGGTCGGGATACAGCTTCTGAACTGGCTAGTCACTTGCAGACGGACCGCCTGAAGAACTTCCGTGCCTTTTTTGACCAGGCAACTCAGCCTAGCCTGACAGACAAATCCTATACTGCTCTGCCATTTGCCAATAGTCCTGAAAACCAGCCACACTTTGAGAGCCTAAGCAGTCTGCTGGACTTCTACTATCAGGACAAGGCGGAGCGGGACCGAGTGGCCCAGCAGGCCAATGAGCTGATCAAGCGGGTAGCCAGTGAGCTAGAGAAAAATCGCAAAAAGTTGGTCAAGCAGGAGCAGGAATTGGCGGATACGGAAGGTGCGGAGTTGGTGCGACAAAAGGGCGAGCTCCTGACCACCTATCTGCATCAGGTGCCAAATGACCAGGCTAGTGTGACCTTAGACAACTACTATACGGGCGAGGAGTTGGAGATTGAGTTGGATGTGGCTTTGACTCCTAGCCAGAATGCCCAGCGGTACTTCAAGAAATACCAGAAACTCAAGGAGGCGGTCAAGCACTTGACCAGCTTGATTGAGGAAACCAAGACGACCATTGTCTATCTGGAGTCCGTTGACACCATGCTGGGACAGGCTAGTCTGGCTGAAATCGATGAAATCCGTGAGGAGTTGATTGAAACAGGCTACCTCAAGCGCCGCCACCGTGAGAAAATCCATAAGCGTCAGAAACCTGAACGCTATTTGGCGACGGACGGGAAGACTATTATTCTGGTAGGAAAAAATAACCTGCAAAATGATGAATTGACCTTCAAAATGGCTAAAAAGGGCGAACTCTGGTTCCATGCCAAAGACATTCCTGGTAGCCACGTGGTCATCACAGACAACTTGGACCCAAGCGACGAGGTCAAGACAGATGCGGCCGAGTTGGCTGCCTACTTCTCTAAGGCAAGGCATTCTAACTTGGTCCAAGTCGATATGATTGAAGCCAAGAAACTCCATAAGCCAACAGGTGGTAAGCCTGGTTTTGTGACCTACCGAGGTCAGAAGACCCTCCGTGTCACCCCAACAGAAGACAAAATAAAATCCATGAAAATCTAG
- a CDS encoding ABC transporter permease, whose amino-acid sequence MIVSTVSQALLWAVLGMGIFVTFRILNFPDMTTEGSFPLGGAVAVTLLTQGVHPVLATLAAVLAGCLAGLVTGLLYTKGKIPTLLAGILVMSSCHSIILFIMGRANLGLLNTSRLQDLLPFSEQVNGLLLGLGSVALVIGSLMFFLYTRLGQAFIATGDNPDMARSFGINTSRMELLGLILSNGIIALAGALIAQQEGYADVSRGIGVIVVGMASLIIGEVLYGNLTMLERFLAIAVGAIFYQFLILVVISLGINTSYLRIFSAMILAVCLMVPELKNKVLKGASLSR is encoded by the coding sequence ATGATTGTATCAACAGTTTCACAGGCTCTTTTATGGGCTGTACTAGGAATGGGAATATTCGTCACCTTTCGGATTTTGAATTTCCCGGATATGACGACAGAGGGCTCTTTTCCACTGGGAGGAGCAGTTGCAGTAACCTTATTGACACAGGGAGTTCATCCTGTCTTGGCAACGCTGGCAGCCGTTTTGGCAGGCTGTTTGGCAGGTTTGGTCACAGGCTTGCTCTATACCAAGGGGAAAATCCCTACACTTTTAGCTGGTATTCTGGTCATGTCTTCTTGTCACTCCATTATTCTCTTTATCATGGGTCGGGCAAATTTGGGTTTGTTAAATACCAGTCGATTGCAGGACTTGCTTCCCTTTTCTGAGCAAGTGAATGGACTTTTACTTGGTTTGGGAAGTGTTGCCCTAGTCATTGGATCCTTGATGTTCTTCCTCTATACTCGCCTGGGTCAAGCCTTTATCGCGACGGGGGACAATCCAGATATGGCTCGCAGTTTTGGTATCAATACCAGCAGAATGGAGCTGCTTGGGTTGATTCTTTCTAATGGGATTATTGCTCTTGCGGGTGCCTTGATTGCTCAACAAGAAGGTTATGCGGATGTATCCCGTGGTATCGGGGTCATCGTAGTTGGGATGGCTAGCTTGATTATCGGTGAGGTCTTGTATGGAAATTTGACCATGTTGGAACGGTTCTTGGCCATTGCAGTAGGTGCTATCTTCTATCAGTTCTTGATTTTGGTGGTTATTTCCCTCGGTATCAATACCAGCTACCTCCGTATCTTCTCAGCCATGATTTTGGCAGTCTGCCTCATGGTTCCTGAGTTGAAAAATAAAGTCTTGAAAGGAGCCAGCCTGTCACGATGA
- a CDS encoding alpha/beta hydrolase: MAIMKIEYHSEVLDMSRQVTVLYPDRNRVDNPDDKDIPVLYLLHGMGGNQDSWLNRSTVERLVRYTNLIVVMVNTDKGWYTNTTYGMNYYDAIAIELPQILKRFFPNMSDMREKNFIAGLSMGGYGTFKIAMTTNRFSYAASLSGALLVDFSSPSALELGSSAYWKGVFGDFNDPENPNLLTNISRFSDKKTKFYAWCGEEDFLFEGHQKAVGELKELGVDIEASFGPGKHEWYYWNQQIEKVLAWLPIDFKLEERLS; this comes from the coding sequence ATGGCAATTATGAAAATCGAATACCATTCAGAAGTGTTGGATATGTCTAGACAGGTTACGGTCTTGTATCCAGATCGCAATCGTGTGGACAATCCTGATGATAAAGACATTCCTGTTTTGTATTTGTTGCATGGAATGGGAGGAAATCAAGATTCCTGGCTCAATCGCTCGACTGTTGAACGACTAGTACGTTATACCAATCTCATCGTTGTTATGGTCAATACAGACAAGGGTTGGTACACCAATACCACCTATGGCATGAATTATTATGATGCTATTGCGATTGAGCTTCCTCAAATCCTCAAGCGATTTTTCCCAAATATGTCTGACATGCGGGAGAAGAATTTTATTGCTGGCTTGTCTATGGGGGGCTATGGTACCTTTAAGATTGCCATGACAACCAATCGTTTTTCATACGCAGCTTCACTTTCAGGAGCCTTGCTAGTTGATTTCTCTAGTCCATCTGCCTTGGAATTAGGTAGTTCTGCCTATTGGAAGGGTGTGTTTGGGGATTTCAATGACCCAGAAAATCCAAATCTACTGACTAATATTTCTAGATTTTCGGACAAGAAAACCAAGTTTTATGCCTGGTGTGGTGAGGAAGATTTTCTCTTTGAAGGGCATCAGAAGGCAGTCGGGGAGTTAAAGGAACTGGGGGTTGATATAGAGGCAAGTTTCGGACCTGGTAAACATGAGTGGTATTATTGGAACCAACAGATTGAAAAGGTCTTGGCTTGGCTGCCTATTGATTTCAAATTAGAAGAAAGATTGTCCTAG
- a CDS encoding M57 family metalloprotease, whose translation MKFFASIFKWIWRTVWSLVWLSMVLIACGFGMLFYFQQEAAPQMLQTLAQEVQLMVKGQSEVSIEEGVDTIKHLTTDTVNTADHGRWETNTATIYIETQNPTFRTAYETAIANWNVTGAFTLVLTTDPNQADIIATEMNDGNTQAAGEANSTTNLLTNYYSSVTVRLNSYYLLNEEYGYDMDRIIHTAEHELGHAIGLDHDDSQASVMESAGSNHGIQQADIDAVLALYSE comes from the coding sequence ATGAAATTTTTTGCTTCAATTTTTAAATGGATCTGGCGAACGGTTTGGAGCTTGGTTTGGCTCTCCATGGTTTTAATCGCATGTGGTTTTGGGATGTTGTTCTATTTTCAACAGGAAGCTGCGCCTCAGATGCTACAAACTTTGGCTCAGGAAGTACAATTGATGGTTAAAGGTCAATCCGAGGTCAGTATTGAAGAGGGTGTTGATACCATTAAACACCTGACTACTGATACGGTTAATACAGCTGACCATGGACGTTGGGAAACCAATACTGCGACTATCTATATTGAAACCCAAAATCCAACATTTAGGACTGCTTATGAAACGGCCATCGCAAATTGGAATGTGACCGGGGCCTTTACTCTAGTCCTTACCACAGATCCAAATCAGGCGGATATCATTGCTACTGAGATGAATGATGGCAATACCCAGGCGGCAGGTGAGGCTAATTCAACGACCAATTTATTGACCAATTATTATAGCTCGGTGACAGTTCGCTTGAATAGTTATTATCTCTTGAATGAAGAGTATGGCTATGATATGGACAGAATTATCCATACAGCTGAACATGAATTGGGTCATGCCATTGGTTTGGATCATGATGATAGTCAGGCTTCTGTTATGGAATCGGCCGGTTCTAATCATGGTATTCAGCAGGCAGATATTGATGCGGTCCTTGCCTTGTATTCAGAATAA
- a CDS encoding ABC transporter ATP-binding protein — protein sequence MKAIVELKNATKVVTNGFDEERVILDNVNLTIYQGDFITILGGNGAGKSTLFNVIAGTLPLTSGSVHILGEDVTNWPAEKRAKYLARVFQDPKMGTAPRMTVAENMLIAKYRGEGRGLVPRRLVQEREEFAQLLPRVGNGLEKHLDTPAGLLSGGQRQALSLLMASLKQPELLLLDEHTAALDPKTSQSLMQLTDELIATKGMTALMVTHQMEDALRHGNRLIVMKNGQIIQDQTAEEKSKMKLEDYYKLFD from the coding sequence ATGAAAGCAATTGTTGAATTAAAAAATGCCACCAAGGTGGTGACCAACGGTTTTGATGAAGAGCGCGTGATTTTGGACAATGTCAATCTGACCATCTACCAAGGGGATTTTATTACTATTTTAGGTGGAAACGGTGCTGGGAAATCAACCCTCTTCAATGTCATTGCTGGTACCCTGCCCTTGACAAGTGGTTCGGTCCACATACTCGGTGAGGATGTGACCAACTGGCCTGCTGAAAAACGGGCCAAGTATCTGGCTCGTGTCTTCCAAGATCCTAAAATGGGAACTGCTCCGCGGATGACAGTGGCAGAAAACATGCTCATCGCCAAGTATCGTGGTGAGGGGCGGGGCTTGGTGCCACGTAGATTGGTCCAAGAAAGGGAAGAATTTGCCCAGCTTTTGCCGAGAGTGGGAAATGGTTTGGAAAAGCATTTGGACACACCAGCAGGGCTTTTATCAGGTGGGCAAAGACAGGCCTTGAGTTTGTTAATGGCTAGCTTGAAACAACCAGAGCTCTTGCTCTTGGACGAGCATACTGCCGCTCTCGACCCTAAAACTAGCCAATCCTTAATGCAACTGACGGATGAATTGATTGCGACCAAGGGAATGACAGCCCTCATGGTCACTCATCAAATGGAAGATGCTCTCCGTCACGGCAATCGCTTGATTGTCATGAAAAATGGTCAGATTATTCAGGACCAAACGGCAGAGGAAAAATCCAAGATGAAACTGGAAGATTATTACAAGTTGTTTGATTAG
- a CDS encoding DNA cytosine methyltransferase, whose protein sequence is MKKTDKQFISSSTFTVEEIEEILQAKIKEETQKVEEAITQEEKDKEQAIIDTIQYDESKINIVSLFSGCGGLDLGIELAGLVAQYGQEKAYQLFQSKLSYDSHRNKLINFIFSNDLFESANQSYLKNFPDTIYKSSKNIQKVSLFPKANIMLGGFPCPGFSVAGPRLLDDERNFLYIHYIRALMQSKPEFFIAENVKGLMTLGKGKVLEQITEDFAAAGYVVTAHLVNARDYGVPQLRERVFIIGVRKDIQKKFNYVYQLPPATHGPEKEKYVTLKDAIGDLPLEPSDVFDSTYSSMYMSRNRKKSWEEQSFTIQASARQAPQHPHGLPMKKIDKETWVFQGNQNRRLSVRECARIQTFPDWFEFSNGNKGNVTENHRLNEQYKQIGNAVPVVLAEKIARPIIEFYYKNLL, encoded by the coding sequence ATGAAAAAAACAGACAAGCAATTCATATCTTCATCCACCTTCACTGTGGAAGAAATTGAAGAAATACTACAGGCGAAAATCAAGGAAGAAACTCAAAAAGTCGAAGAGGCCATTACGCAAGAGGAAAAAGATAAGGAACAAGCTATTATTGATACTATTCAATACGATGAAAGTAAAATCAATATTGTTTCTCTCTTTAGTGGCTGTGGTGGACTTGATTTAGGTATCGAATTAGCTGGCCTTGTTGCTCAGTACGGTCAGGAAAAAGCCTATCAACTATTCCAATCAAAGCTGTCCTATGATAGTCACAGAAATAAGCTTATCAATTTCATTTTTTCAAATGATTTATTTGAATCAGCAAATCAGTCTTACCTAAAAAACTTCCCTGATACGATTTACAAAAGTTCTAAAAATATCCAGAAAGTTTCCCTTTTTCCAAAAGCTAATATCATGCTCGGAGGATTTCCTTGCCCAGGCTTTAGTGTGGCAGGTCCGCGCTTGCTTGATGATGAGCGTAATTTTTTATACATTCATTACATCCGTGCACTCATGCAATCAAAACCTGAGTTCTTCATTGCAGAAAATGTTAAAGGTCTAATGACACTCGGAAAAGGAAAAGTGCTAGAACAAATTACAGAAGACTTTGCCGCGGCTGGCTATGTCGTTACTGCCCACCTTGTCAATGCACGAGATTATGGAGTTCCACAATTAAGAGAACGTGTTTTCATTATTGGTGTAAGAAAAGATATTCAGAAGAAATTCAACTATGTCTATCAACTTCCACCAGCAACACACGGTCCGGAAAAAGAAAAATATGTGACACTCAAAGATGCGATTGGAGATTTGCCACTTGAACCAAGTGACGTCTTTGATTCAACATATTCTTCTATGTACATGAGTCGAAACCGTAAGAAATCTTGGGAAGAACAGAGCTTTACGATTCAAGCCAGTGCTAGACAGGCACCACAGCACCCCCACGGATTACCTATGAAAAAAATAGACAAGGAAACATGGGTATTTCAGGGAAACCAAAATCGTAGATTATCTGTCAGAGAATGTGCTCGCATTCAAACCTTTCCGGATTGGTTTGAATTTTCTAATGGAAATAAAGGAAATGTGACAGAGAACCATCGATTAAATGAACAATATAAGCAAATCGGAAATGCAGTCCCTGTTGTTCTTGCTGAGAAAATTGCCAGACCTATTATCGAATTTTACTACAAAAATCTACTATAA